The region GTGAGGCGACGACGGCCGACCCGTCCGCCCAGACCAGGTCGGCCAGCAGCAGTGCGGTGCCGGGCTGCCACGGAATCCGGCGCAGGGTGCTCGGGTCCGGCCGCATGGTGAGGTCGCCGTAGCCGCGCGCCCAGCTTGACATCGCGTACCCGTCGACGGTGTTCATCTCGACGTCGACGGCCAGCAGATAGTTACACCCTTCACCGCCGTGCTCGACCACCTCGTCGAGAAAGTGGGGTGCGTGGAAGCGTTTGCCCTGGAGGCGGCCCTGCATGTCGACCAGGCCGAGGACCACCGTGTCGATCTCGCCGCCGTCCACCGCCACCCGTAGTTCCTCCACGGTCAGTGCCGGGGTACGCCTCATGCTGTCTCCTCGTCGTCGACGGTTCGGCGGGGTCCGGTGAACCAGGTACGCGCCGAGGCGTACCACCAGACGGCGACCAGCAGCAGCACCCCGCCGACGGCGAGCGGGGCGTAGTTGACGGCGGACCAGCTGAACCCGGCGGTGCCGGGCACTCCGGCCGGCACAATCGGCATAACGAAGTAGACGGAGATGACGGCGATCTCGATCACGGCGATCCAGCCGAGGATCTTGTATCGGCGACCCAGCGTCCACGGTCCGGGGGTGAACCGGTCGCCGAGCCGTAGGCGTAACGCGATCGGGATGACGAACGACAGGTAGAGGCCGATGACGGCGACGGAGACGACGGCGTAGAAGGCAACCGGGACTCCAGCGGCGCTGGAGTAGAGCGCGGGCAGGGTCAGCACCAGACCGGCACCGGTCGCGCCGATGATCGCGTTGACCGGGGTGCCGTTGCGGTCCACCTTGGACCAGATCCGCCATCCGGGGACGCCCCGGTCGCGGCTGAAGGCGTACGCCATCCGGCTCATGCTGGTCACGCAGCTCATCCCGCAGAAGAACTGACCGACGGTGGAGATGATGATGACCGTCTTGAAGAAGAACGGGGTCAGCGCGCTCTCGAAGATCGCCCCGGAGAATCCACCGGCCGCGTTGACCGCCTCGACGTCGGTGGCCGCGAAGAGGAAGGCCAGCAGCAGGATCCAGCCGCCGATGGCCGAATAGAAGATCGATTTCCAGAGGCCACGGGCCGCCGTGTGTGACGCCCCCCGGGTCTCCTCGGAGACGTGGGCGCACGCGTCGAAGCCGGTGATCGTGTACTGGGTGAGCAGGAAGCCCAGCGGCAGGATGTAGAACCAGAACGTCCAGCCGCCGGTGCCGCCGTCGGCGAATCCCGAGTTGTTGAACCGCTCGGTGAAGACGAACTGGAAGCTCTGGTGATCGTCGGGTACGAACACCAGGATCGCCACCACGACCGTCGCGCCGGCAACGTGCCACCAGACCGAGACGTTCTGGAGCAGGTCGATGATCCGGTGCCCGAAGATGTTGATCAGCCCGTGCAGCACCAGGATGACCACGAAGAGGCCGAACGCCTGCTGGAGTGTGCCCGCCCAACCGTCGAAGAGCGCCGACAGGGTCAGGTTGAGGAAGGTCGCGCAGCCGTAGTCGACCGAGGCGGTGACCGCGACCAGGCCGATCAGGTTGAGCCAGCCGGTGAACCAGCCGTGCACCGGCCGCCCCATCTTCGCCGCCCACCAGTAGATCCCGCCCGCCGTCGGGTAGGCGGACACCAGCTCCGCCAGGCAGAACCCGATGATCAGGATGAAGATTGAGATCAGCGGCCAGCCCCAGGAGATGGCGACCGGCCCGCCGTTGTTCCAGGCCTGGCCGAACGTGGTGAAGCAGCCGGCCAGAATCGAGATGATCGAGAACGAGATGGCGAAGTTGGAGAAGCCACTCCACTTGCGCCGCAGCTCCTGCTTGTAGCCGAGTTCGGCGAGCCGCCGGCTGTCGTCGTCCATCGGCTGTCCCGCGACGGTCTCGGGCGTAACGGCCACCGCGCACCTCCTC is a window of Micromonospora polyrhachis DNA encoding:
- a CDS encoding amino acid permease, with the protein product MAVTPETVAGQPMDDDSRRLAELGYKQELRRKWSGFSNFAISFSIISILAGCFTTFGQAWNNGGPVAISWGWPLISIFILIIGFCLAELVSAYPTAGGIYWWAAKMGRPVHGWFTGWLNLIGLVAVTASVDYGCATFLNLTLSALFDGWAGTLQQAFGLFVVILVLHGLINIFGHRIIDLLQNVSVWWHVAGATVVVAILVFVPDDHQSFQFVFTERFNNSGFADGGTGGWTFWFYILPLGFLLTQYTITGFDACAHVSEETRGASHTAARGLWKSIFYSAIGGWILLLAFLFAATDVEAVNAAGGFSGAIFESALTPFFFKTVIIISTVGQFFCGMSCVTSMSRMAYAFSRDRGVPGWRIWSKVDRNGTPVNAIIGATGAGLVLTLPALYSSAAGVPVAFYAVVSVAVIGLYLSFVIPIALRLRLGDRFTPGPWTLGRRYKILGWIAVIEIAVISVYFVMPIVPAGVPGTAGFSWSAVNYAPLAVGGVLLLVAVWWYASARTWFTGPRRTVDDEETA